In one Rhopalosiphum padi isolate XX-2018 chromosome 3, ASM2088224v1, whole genome shotgun sequence genomic region, the following are encoded:
- the LOC132923707 gene encoding cilia- and flagella-associated protein 20-like: MFQTKFQAPLFTAYYSVGSRPLDNWAVHQCKEGEMQQVLDEEIKSNVLQIQSPNVNACYITSPLNSKSSLGIRLPIMTLLVKNLGQFFTFEITILDSENIRRRLRVSNYHTSKKLSTFMVTMPICLNEDWNHLNVKMAEITSKSFNTTYVETVRVQVHANCRLRRIYFSDQVYRDDELPNDYRMLGTKDARVKSKSTLKKKAVTVDKKSTGDRL; this comes from the exons atgtttcagaCAAAATTCCAAGCCCCATTATTCACTGCGTACTATAGTGTCGGAAGTCGTCCACTGGATAATTGGGCAGTTCA TCAGTGTAAAGAAGGAGAAATGCAACAGGTCCTAGATGAAGAGATCAAGTCCAATGTGCTCCAAATACAGTCGCCAAACGTGAATGCCTGTTATATAACCAGTCCGTTGAATTCCAAAAGTTCGCTGGGTATTCGGTTGCCGATAATGACGTTGTTGGTGAAAAACCTCGGTCAATTTTTTACGTTTGAAATCACG ATTTTGGACAGCGAAAACATTCGCCGGCGTTTGCGCGTGAGCAACTACCATACGAGCAAAAAGCTGAGCACGTTCATGGTTACGATGCCGATTTGTTTGAACGAGGATTGGAACCATCTGAACGTGAAAATGGCAGAAATCACGAGCAAATCGTTCAATACGACCTATGTAGAGACGGTCCGCGTACAGGTGCACGCAAACTGTCGTCTGAGGAGGATATATTTTAGTGACCAGGTGTACAGAGACGATGAGCTGCCGAACGATTACAGGATGCTCGGGACGAAGGACGCGCGGGTAAAATCGAAGAGCACGTTGAAGAAAAAGGCGGTGACCGTTGACAAAAAATCGACGGGCGACAGGCTATAG